ACCACGTCCGCGACCGCGACACCTGGCCACCCCGCGACACCGAGCCGGTGCCCCAACCCGAGTAGCGCGCCGCGCGGCACGCACGCGCAGGGCCTGCCGGACGTGGTCACCGGGGGGGTGAGCGGACACGCCTCAGGAGGCCGGCGTGTATCCGCGGGTTCGCACGAGGTCGTGGGTGAGGTGGGTGAAGGCGCGGGTGGCGGCGCTTTGGTAGGCGTCGGTGCGCCGGAGGAGGGTGACGGTGCGCGTGGGGAGGGCGGGGTCGAGCGGGACGGGGGTGAGGTGGGGGTGGTCGTGGGTGACGGCGTCGGGCAGGACGGTGGCGAGCTGGGTGCGCTGGACGACTTCGGTGAGGGCCTGGATGGAGTTGGCCTCGACGGTGATGCGCGGGCTGACACCGTGTTGTTCGAGATAGGCGTCGATGTGGCCGCGGGTGGCGAAGTCGGAGCTGAGCAGGGCGAGTTGTCGATCGGCGAGTTCTCGCACCGGTAGCGGGCCGTCAGGGTCGGCGGCGGGCTGGCGGGTGCCGGTGACCAGGGTGAGCGTCTCGGTGAACAGGGCGGTGGCGGTGATGCCGGGCAGGTGGGGGCCCTGAAAGGCGATGCCGAGGTCGAACTCGTCGGCCAGCAGGCCGGTTTCGATGCGGTCCTGGGTCGTCTCCCGCACGGTCAGGGTGATGGCGGGGTGGCGGGTGTGGAGTTCGGCGGTGAGCGGGCCGACGAGGTAGGCCGTGAACGTGGGGGTGACCGCCAGTCGTAGCTGCCCGCGGGAGAGGTCCTGCACGTCTTGGACGGCGCGCTCGGCGGCGGCCAGGTCCCGCAGCGCGCTGCGGACATGGTGGGCGTACGCCTCGCCGGCGTCGGTGAGGCGTACGGTGCGGCCGGTTCGGTCCAGCAGTTGCGTGCCCAGGGTCCGTTCGAGCTGCTTGATCTGCTGGGACAGCGTGGGCTGGGAGACGTGCAGGTCTTCGGCTGCGCGGGTGAAGTTGCCGTGCTCCGCGACGGCGAGCAAGTAGCGCAGGTGACGCAGTTCCAGGGCCATGACCAGAACTATAGATGTCACCAATGATTTCCATGGACACTAGGTCTTGGACACTATAGATCGAGGTCATGCAGGGTGGATCTCGCCGGGCCCCACGGGCCGGGCCGCCACGAAAGGAGTGACCCCATGCATGACCTCGCCCAGGGCGTCGCGCGTTTCCAGCAGGACGTCTTCCCTGCCAAGAAGGAACTCTTCGCCCACCTGGCCGCCCACCACACGCCCCACACGCTGTTCATCGGCTGCTCCGACGCCCGCGTCGTCCCCGAGCTGATCACGGGGTGCGAGCCCGGTGAGCTGTTCGTCATCCGCACCGCCGGCAACCTCGTCCCCGCCCACACCCCGGGCGCCGACGGCGTCGCGGCGAGCATCGAGTACGCCGTCGCCGCACTCGGAGTGAGGGACATCGTCGTCTGCGGGCACTCCGCGTGCGGCGCGATGACCGCCCTCGCCCACGGTCACGACCTGAGCGACGCCCCGGCGGTCGCCGGCTGGCTGCGGCTCGCCGACGCCTCGGTGGCCAGTACCGCCACCGCCGGGGACGTGCCGGCCCTGGTGCGGCAGAACGTGCTGGCCCAGCTGGCGAACCTGGCCACCCACCCGTCGGTCGCCCGCGCCCTGGCCGAGCAGAAGGTCACGCTGCGCGGCTGGGTCTTCGACATCGCCACCGGCTGCGTCGAGGAACTCCAGGCCACCGGCTCCACCGCCCCGCTCGCGGCCTGACCCCGGCTTCCCGGGCCGGCCCTGTCGGCGCGACCCGGGACCCCCCCGAACCCGCCCGCCCGCCGTGCGCTCGATGCGCGATGGGCACACAGTGAAAGGAACCCACCCGTGGTTCACGCCCAGTTCGACCCCACCGCCCGCCAGGCGCTGGCCGCCCGGGCCGTGGAGGCCAAGACGCGCAAGGACCTCTCGTGGCAGCAGATCGCCGACGCCTCCGGCCTGTCGGTCGCCTTCACCACCGCCGCCGTCCTCGGCCAGCACCCCCTGCCGAACGTTTCCGCGAAGGCGGTCGCCGAACTGCTGGGCCTGGACGACGAGGCGGCGATGCTGCTCCAGACCATCCCCACCCGCGGCTCGGTCCCCGGCGGCATCCCCACCGACCCGACGATCTACCGCTTCCACGAGATGCTCCAGGTCTACGGCACCACCCTCAAGGCCCTGGTCCACGAGCAGTTCGGCGACGGCATCATCTCCGCGATCAACTTCAAGCTCGACGTGAAGAAGGTCGCCGACCCCGAGGGCGGCGAGCGCGCCGTCATCACCCTGGACGGCAAGTACCTGCCGACCAAGCCCTTCTGATTCGCACACCCGCGTGGGGCGGGCCGCGTCGGGCCCACCCCACCCCCGGCGAGCGCCGCGTGACCGGAGCCCCGACCGCTGCCTGATGACCGAGGTGAACACCGTCGGCCCTGCCGTCCGGTGCTCAGCCTCGGCGGCGGGCGGCCGGGTCATGCTCGATCGCACGGGCATGACCGGCCGACCGATGGTCGACATCGACGCCTTGGCCGAGGCTCACGCCTCGTCGCCCGCTCGCCGCGCACGGAACGCCGCTGCCTTGACCCGGTTCTGGCAGGCCGTCGAGCAGAACTGACGACCGGCGTTGCGGGAGGTGTCCACATAGACCCGGTCGCAGCGCGGGGCCGCGCAGACCCCGAGGCGTCCGGCGTAGTCGCCGCCGAGCGCCATGGCGAGGCCGGTGGCGCAGCCCGCGCTCCAGCCGACGGCGTAGGAGTCGTCGGCGCCGTGGAAGTGGACCTGCCACGGCTCTCCGGGAGCCCGGTCGAGCTGGGGGCGGGCGCCGGTCTCGCGCAGCAGTGCGTTGAGGGCGGGGGCCGCGTCGTCGAGGCGGTCGGCGGCCACGGCCTCGAACACGGTGCGCAGGGCGCGGGCGGTGTCGGCCAGCCGGTCGGCCTCGTCGGGTCCCAGGTCCGCCGCAGCGGAGAGCGCTGCACGGACCGCGCCGACCCGCTCGGCGCCCTCGGGGGCGAGGTAGCGACGGCCGCGCGCCTCACCGTCGGTCAGGGCGTTGACGAGCGCCACCGAGGCATCGAGCAGGGTACGCATGTGACTGTCGAACAACACTTGACCGGTTACCTTTCGCCTGTCTACGGTGATCGTCACCGACATTAGACGATTCACCAGTGACAGGAGACGTCGTGCCGCGCTCCGAACCGCTGCCCCGCACCGTCCGTCTGCTGCTGCTCGCCCGGGTCGTCAACCGACTCGGGGCCTTCTCGCTGCCCTTCCTCACCGCGCTGATCAGCACCGACCGCGGCGCAAGCCTGACCACCGCCGGGCTGGTCAGCGCCGCCTTCGGGCTCGCGACGATCCCCTCGCGGCTGGCCGGGGGGCGACTGGCCGACCGGATCGGGCGCCGCACCACCATCGTGCTCGGGCTCTGCGGCTGTGCCGCCGCACAGCTGGCGATCGCGGCCTCCGCGTCGCTCACCTGGGCGGTCACCGGGGCGGTGCTGCTCGGGCTGGCCTTCGAACTCTACGAGCCGCCGAGCCAGGCGATCATCGGCGAGTCCGTGCCACAGCGGCACCGGGTGCGCGCGTTCAGCCTGTTCAGTGCCGCGCTCGCGGCGGGCGGCATGGGTGCCGGGCTGCTCGCCGCCCTGCTCGGCCGCTGGGACCTGCGCTGGCTCTTCGTCACCGACGCCGCGACGTGCCTGGCCTGCGCCCTGCTCATCCGGCTGGCCCTCCCCCGCGATCGTCCAGAACCACCCGTCGCGGACCAGGACGACGCAGCCGTACGACCGCTGCACGACCGAGCCCTGCTGAGCGTCCTGGCCACCGGCACCGCCTACGCCCTGATCAACCAGCAGACCGTGATGACCCTGCCGCTCGCACTCGCGCGGAAGGGCCTGCCCGCCGCCGACGCCGGGCTGCTGCTCAGCACCGCCGCAGCCACCACCGTCCTCGCCCAGCCGCTGGTCCGGCTGCCCTGGGCGACCCGGCTCACCACGCCCGTCGCCCTGGCACTCGCCCATCTCGTCCTGGCCGCGGGGCTGACCGGCTACGCCCTCGCCCACGCCCTGCCGGCGCTGCTCACCTCGGCCGCCGTGTGGAGCCTCGGCGACCTGCTGGTCATGGGCCGCGCCTACGCCCTCGTCACCGACCTCGCACCCCCCGGCGGAAGCGGCCGCTATCTGGCCGCCTTCGGGACCAGCTGGGGCATCGCCGCCACGCTCGCACCCGTCCTCGGCACCCAGCTGCTCGCCCACGCGGGGACGACCGTGCTGTGGTCCGCCATGGCCGCCCTCTGCCTGCTGCTCGCCGCGCTGCACCTCCGGGTGACACCGGAGTCGGCCCGGTCGACGCAACGCGACAACCAGCTGCCACACGCCGCCCGCGAGGCCGTCACCGCGCCCGGACCGGTCCTGGACGACGCCATGGCGGCCCGTTCAAGCGAGGGTGCATCAGGCCATGAGAAGTTCGTGTACTGACGGGGACAGCCCTGGACCCCGCCACGCCCGAGGGGCGATCCAGGTGACTGTCCGTCGCCTTCGCCCACCCCGCCGCGGACAGGGCCCTCGGCTGCACCAACCCTGTCGACCTGCCCGCCGGCCCGGTCGCTTCCAGCTGACCCGGCCCGGCCCCGTGGTGCTGCGGGCTCTTCAACGCCCGACACGAGGGCGACGACGGCACTCCGGGTGTGCGGGTGGCCCCGTGTGCCGGCCGATCAGGCACGACTACGGCTTATCAGCCACCCTGGCCGGGCTTCACGGCCCGAGCACCCTCCATCAGGCCTCTTCGTGCCTCGGCCACGACCTCCGTGTGCCGGATGAGCATCTCGAGGTGGCTCGTGACCAGAGCCGCCTCGGCCGGCGTCGTCCAGCCGGGCCTGTGGATGATGTCGAGCAGCTCCTCGTACTCATCGTGCGCGATGGCTTTCGTCATCGTGATGAGGTGGTGAACCCGCTGCTCGAGGTGGGACAGCTGAGCCTGCTCCATGAAGTACTCCCTGAGTCGGACCGGTACGAGCAGCCCATACATATCCAGAGCAGGACCAGCCTCTTAGCGGCTGAACGGGTGGAACAAACGCGGCACGCATACTGGCGGGGCCTCCCTCAGCCGTCGAGCAGCCGCCAGGCGGTGAGGGCGAGCCTGGCCCGCAACAGGCCGCCGGGTTCGATGAGTTCGATGTCCAGGGCCGTGCCACCCCATCGACGCCGCGCTCACGGCCCTGTCCCGCCAAGCGCTGTGCGGTCCCAGCGGAGCCGGGGACGGCTGACGAGCCGTGGCAGCCGCACCATCTCGCCATACTCGCCTGCGCGCTGTCGACCGGACCGGGGGACAGCAGCCCCGGATCGCCCGGCTAGGCTGAAGCAGCGTGCCAATGACCGTGGTGGGCTGGGAAGGGTGCTGGACGAGGGGGACCGTGAGCGAGCTGTACGACCTGCGGGCACGGCTGGCGGCGCTGGAATCGGAGGTCGACCGGCTCCGCAAGGAGTCCGCGGCGACGCCCACGATGGCTGACCGGAGCAGCGCGGACGTCCGTACGCCGCAGCGCGACCGCCGCCGGGTGCTGGACGCGGTCGGGGAGGAGCAGGTCGAGCAGCGCCAGGTGATGACCCGCCTGGCCGAAGCCGTCGGGGTCCTGGTCTCCGGCCAGGCCCAGCAGACCATGGTCCTGCAGACGCGCACCCGGTCTCTGGAGACCCAGAGCCGCACGACCCCGCAGCACAGTCAGTTCCTGGAGAGCCTCCTGGCAGGCCAGTCGCCTCTCTTCGAGGAACTGCGCCGCCCGGACGACAAGCAATAAGGACCGGGCAGTCTGCGCACGGCGCATCACGGACCCTCGCTTTCCCGCACGGGAGAAGCTGGCTTTGCAGCTACGTTTGCCTGATCCGTTGACGAATCAGTGTGGCGGTAGGCCATTTCTCCGAAAAGCGGATGCGGTGGCCGGCGAAGAGAACCGCCGGCCACCGCGTCCGCGGCGACGAACCGTCAGACCGCCGGGAACGGGTCCAGGTCCGGCTTCAGCAGCTGGCCGGCGGCCGGGGCCTTCTGGTCCACGAGGTAGCGGGTGACCAGTTCGTTCAGGGCCTTGCTCCGGCCGACCGCGCAGTGCTCGATCGAGTCGACGCTGACCAGCACGGCGTTGCCCAGCTCCTCCTGCATCCGCTGGGCGAACTTGTACTGGGTGGCCGGGTCGTAGAGGTTGCCGATCACCATCACGGTGTTGGCGCTCTTGCGGTTCCACGGGCCGGTGAAGCGCTCGGCGTCGACCGCCGGGGCCGGCCAGCTCGCGCACGCGGGCGCGTCGAAGGCCTGGTACCGGCCGAAGGTCGGGGCCGCCTTCTCCCACTTCCGCGCGACGTTCGCGAAGGCCCGGTCGTTCGACGGGTACGGCTTGTCCTGGCAGTTGACGGCCAGGTAGGAGTCGTCACCGGTGTACGGCGAGTCGGCCGGGGCCTCCCGCAGCGCCCGCGGGACGCTCACCGCGAGCTGGTTGGCGTCGTCCGCGGCGGCCGTCGCCTTCGGGGCCATCAGGCCGGGCGCGCTCGGCTTCTCGACCACCTGGTACAGCGCCTGCAGCTGCTTGGCCAGGCCGGCCAGCTTGGCCTGCGAGTACAGTGCGCTGGCGACCTGCTCGGTGAAGGTGCTCAGGGTCACCTTGGTGCCGCCCGGCAGGGTGACCGGGGTGGTCCGCAGGTGGTCGCGGAGCCCGTCGAACTTGGCGCGGGTGTCGCCCTCGCCGAAGGCGCAGCGCGGGGCGCCGGCGGCCTGGCAGCGCTTGAGGAACTCGTCCAGCGCGAGTTCGAAGCCGTCGGCCCGCTGGCGGTCGTACTCCATGCCGTCGCTCAGGCGCAGCGCCGGGTCGACGTTGCCGTCGATGATGATCGCGCGCACCTTGCTCGGGTACATGTTCGCGTACGTCGAACCGATCAGGGTGCCGTAGGAGAACCCGGCGAAGGTGAGCTGGGCGTCGCCCACGGCGCGGCGCATCCGGTCGAGGTCACGGACCACGTTGATGGTCGACATGTGCTCGATCAGCGGGCCGGCGTTCTTGCTGCACGCGTCGGTGTAGTCCTGGTCGGCGTCCAGGGTCGCGTCGATCTCGGCCCTGGTGATCGGCACGCCGACCATCCGGCCGCTGACGGCGTCGGCCTCCTCCTGGGTCTTGAAGCACTTGAGCGGGTTGCTCCGGGCCACACCGCGCGGGTCGAAGCCGACCAGGTCGAAGCGGGACTGCACCTCGGCGCCGAAGCGGGTGGTGGTCGCCCACATGTAGCCGCTGCCGCCGGGACCGCCGGGGTTCATGAAGAGCGAGCCGATCCGCTTGGACGGGTCGCTCGCCCGGCGGCGCATCATGGCGATGCCGACCTTCTCGCCGTCCGGGTTGTCGTAGTCCAGCGGCACCGGATAGACGGCGCAGTCGTAGACACCCGGGTCCGGCTTGGACGGGTCGGGGTTGCAGGGCGTCCAGGCGACGGGGTCGACCTTCGCCTCGGCCGCCGCCGCTCCCGGCGCCTGGTCAGCCGGCGCCGCCGAGGCCGCGACGGCACTTCCGGTGACGAGAGCGAGCGCACAGGTGACCGCTCCGGCCAATGTGGATATACGGGACAAGGAACCTCCTCCGAATGCAAGGGCGGCCCCAGCCTGTCAGCCGAAGATCCCCGTGGGAAGACTTTGAAGGTTCGCAAATGTTCCGAAAATCATCCGGCGCGGCACCGGATTATTCTGTGAATAACCGAAGTTGACGGTTGATTTATCTGACCTGACGTCATCCCCTGTTACTCGGCGATGGGCCGGGAGAGGTCGTCCTCGGCGATCACCCGGTAGACGGCGTTCAGGGTCGGCGGGCCGACCAGGTGCTTGATCCGCTCGTAGCGGCGCTCCTCGATCGGGGCGAGCCGCTCCGCCCAGGCCTCGACGTCCGCGGGCTCGTGGTCGCCCTCGATGAGCGCGATGGTGATGATCTCCCGCGCGTCCTCCAACCCGACCGCGGTGATCACCCGGGTGCGCGGGTCGTCCGGCAGGGCCTCGTCCGGGAGCCAGCCCCGACGGAACTCCCCGTACTCCACACCGTCGTTGAGCTTGCGAACCATGACACCGACGAGCTGCATGACGTCCTCCAGAGGGGTTTTCTTGCAGTGCAAGAACGCTACGTCCGCTATTGTTTTCTTGCACCGCAAGAGATGTCAAGGCCGCCACCCGGGCCCGCCCGGGCCGGCCGGCCCACGGGAGTCGGAGGAACAGCGGATGTCGAGCAGACGCGCACGCCCCAGAACGGGTCTGACCCGCGAGAAGGTCATCGACGCGGCACTCGCCTTCGTCGACGAGCACGGCCTCGCCGCGCTCTCCAACCGCAAGCTGGGCGCGGCCCTCGGCGTCGAGGGCATGACGCTCTACTACTACGTGCCCAGCAAGGCCTCACTGCTCGACGGCATGGTGGAGCGCCTGCTGGAACTGTCGGCCGGCGACCTGTTTTCCGAACCCGACGGCCGATGGACCGACGTGGTCAGCGAGTTCGCCGCCGCGCTACGCCGGATGCTGCTCGACCACCCGGCCATGCTCACCGTGCTGGCCACCCGCCCGGCCGCCACCCCCGCCGCCCTCGCACTCCTGGAGCGGGGCATCACCGTGCTGCGCGAGGACGGCGTCCCGCTCGGCGACGCGCTCGACGTGCTCAACGCCGTCGTCTCCTTCACCCTCGGCCACACCCTGGCCGAGGTCGGCGAAACCCCGGACCACGAAGGCACCGAGCCCGACCCGAACCAGTTCTCGGCCCTGGACCGGGACACCTACCCCCAACTCGCCCAGGCCTTCGCCACCGGCACCGGCCTCGACGCCGAAGCCCGCTTCCACCGCACCCTGCGCATCCTCCTCGCCGGCTTCGCCGCCGAGATCGACAGCACTGCGGCCCAACACGACTGACGCACAATCGGCAGAACCGAGAGCGGCGTTGTGAAGCACACTGCACGACCTGCCGGCGAAGGTCCGCCGGGGTCCAACCGCCGACCTGCGCGAGGAACGCGGTCCACGAGATCGAGGTGGTGGCCTTCTAACCTCGATCTTTCGTGACGGTCCGTCGGTTCATCCGGCGGGCCGTTTCGGCTTTCTGGCGGTGGCGAGGATGCCTGTGGCCCGGCTGTCGCGTCGGGTGGGCGCCGGGTTCCACGTCTCCGGGGAGGGTCAGTTGCTGGCTGGGATAGGGCATCGACGCTGGTCAGCCCGGGTTCGGCAGGGCTTGTAGCCGTTCGAAGGCGCTGGTGATCACATCGGTCCAGGGCCAGTGTCGAGCGAGGCGGAGCACGCGGCGGCGGCTGGTGGTGACGAGTTGGGCGGCGGCGGAGAACAGCCGTAGCCGCAGGCGTTTGGGTTCCCACCGGCGGGCGGGCCCAGTGAGGGCGAGCATGGGCATCCAGGCGAGCAGGTCGAGCGCGAGCTGGATGATCTCGAGCCAGACCTGGTTCTGCGCGGCCGCTTGGAGGGGGAGGTTGCGCAGGCCGGTGTCGCGGGCGGCGCGGATGCGGTCCTCGGCGCGGGCGCGCTGGCGGTGCCGCAGCTCCAGGTGGGCGATCGGGACGTGGGCGGTGTTGGTGGCGAAGCAGGTCAGCCGCATTCCGTCGGCGTCGGTGAAGCGCAACTGGGCTCCGGGGTGCGGCCGTTCCTTGCGGACGATCAGCCGCATGCCCTTCGGCCAGCCAGTGAGGACGTCCCCGGCGAGTTCGGCCACCCAGGCGCCGTCCCGGATCTCGCCGTCCGGCCCGATCGCGGGCGTCCAGGCCGAGGCCGGCACGAGCAGGACGGTCTGGTGGATGGCGTCGGTGATGGTCATCCCCACCGAGTAGGAAAGCCACCTTCCGCGTGCAGTGATCCAGTTGAGGAACTTGTGGGTGCCGCCGCCGGAGTCGGCGCGGATCAGGGTGTGGCGTCCACGCCGGTACTTCTTCGGCAGCTGGCCCAGGGCCATTCGGGCGGCCTCGATGTGGTCGGCGGCGGTGTTGCTGCCCGCGTTCCCGCGCCTGAGCAGGCCGGCGACAGGTTCCCCGGACCCGTCTCGGCCGTGGTCGACGAACGCGAACAGCGGGTGATGGCCGAACGTCTTCTTCCAGGTCTTGGCGGCGTGCTCCTTCTCGGAATGCGCCATGACCAGCACGCCGTCGATGTCCACGATCACCTCGCCGCCCGCGTCCGGGGCCGCCTCGCGGGCCAACCGCCAGACCCGCTCGCGGACTTCGGCCCGAGCACGGCGGATTGCCGTCAGTGCCTTGGGTCCAGCCGCCGCCAGGGTGTCGACCAGGCGGGAAACAGTCGGATCCGATGCCACCGGCCCGAACACGGCGGGCTCGGCCCGCAGCATCGCGACGTCCGCCAGGCAGTCCCCGCCCAATGCCACTGTCAGCGCGAGATCCAACAGGATCTTGCCGGGGTCATGAACCGCCCTGGGCTTGCGCCACGGCGCGAGCGCCGCAGACAGCGCATCAGCCAGCCCTGTTCTTCGGGTCGTTTCCACCAGCAGCACCCCGCCGGCCTGCGAGACAATCCCGCCACCGCCACCCGACACCCGCACACGCGGATACGACCCGATACGCTTACTCACCTGGGAAGTGCCTCCGGCTGGTGCGGGAACAAGGGCCTAGACAATCCTTATTCTCGCAGGTCAGAGGCACTTTCTGCTTTGCTGATCACCTGCCGGACAGCCCACTTCGTGAAAGCGCGAGGCTAACAGGTGAGCGGCCCGCGCAGGGCCGCCGCCACCAGGCCCTCGATCTCGTCCGTGTGAACCTCGCCGCCGCCCACCAGCCGGTCGAAGACCAGCCCGTCGATGCAGGCGAGGAGCGTCGTGGTCCGCCCGTCCGGGTCGGCCACGCCCTGCTCGGCGAGGAAGGCCCGGACAACGGCGCGGCCCGCGTTCTCGCGCGGGACGAGGATCTCCCGCAGCTCGGGATCGCGCACGCTCTCCACCGCGCACGCGTAGCGCGCGAGCGAACGGCGGCGTCCCTCTCCCGCGAGCCGCCGTCGCATCAACACGCCAATGCCCTCGGCCAGTTCCTCGGCCGAGCGGGGCACCGGCGTCTGCTCCCCCATGGTCTGCAACTCGCCCTGGTCCAGTTCGACCAGCCGCCGCACCAGAGCCGTGAGCAGCGCCTGCCGGGTGCGCAGATATGCAGACGTGGTCCCGACCGGCAGCCCGGCCGCGGCGTCCACCGCCCGGTGGGTGAGCCCGCGCACGCCCGCGTCGGCGAGCACGCCGATCGCCGCGTCCGCGAGCACCGTCCGCCGATCCGGCCGTCCCGGCTCGCGCCCCTCGCCCTGCCTCTGCTCCTGATCTCGCCGCATCCCTCCTTTCTACCGGGCTCCGGGGCCGCCGCGCCGCCATCCCTGCGCACGCTCGCCCTGACGGGCCGTCCACCCGGCCCAACTCCAGTCCGGCGTAAGCCCGTAGTACGCTCCTTCTACAGATGTAGAAAGCAAGCGGCGACAGGGAAAGGACCGAGCATGAGCGGCAACAGCGCGGTGGTGGTCGGGGGCGGAATCGGCGGGCTGGCCGCCGCGATCGGGCTCCGACTGGCGGGATGGGACGTGACCGTGGTCGAGCGGGTCGCGGTCCTGGACGACGCGGGCGCAGGCATCTCACTGCACGCCAACGGGATGCGCGCGCTCGCCACGCTCGGCGTCGGCGACGCGGTGGAGGCGGCCGCGCGGCGCCAGTACACCGGCGGCACCCGCACCCCGGACGGACGCCGGCTGGCCGTGATGGACGGCGCGGCGCTGGAGCGCGAGCTGGGCTCGCCGATCGTCGGCATCCCACGGGCCGACCTGCACCGGATCCTGCGCGAGGCGCTGCCGGCCGAGTCGCTGGTGATCGGCGCGGAGGTCACCGACGTGGCCACGTCCTCGCCCTCCCGTGTGCGGGTGACGTACGGCGACACCGCGCTCGACGCCGACCTGGTGGTGGCGGCCGACGGCATCAACAGCAGGCTGCGCCGCCGCCTGTTCCCGAGCCACCCCGGCCCGGTCTACAGCGGTTCGACGGTGCTGCGGGCGATCACCGAGCGGCCGGCCGACGGGCTGACCGCCGACTTCGAGCTGACCTGGGGCCACGGCGCCGAGTTCGGCCACATCGCCTTCCCGGACGGCCGGGCCGAGTGGCACGCGGTCCTCAACGCCCCGGCCGGGGTGCGCTACCGGGACCCACTGTCCGAGGTCCGCCGCCGGTTCGCCGGCTGGCACGAGCCGATCCCTGCCCTGCTGGCCGCGACCCGCCCGGAGGCCGTCCTGCACCACGACGTCAACGAGCTGGTCACTCCGCTGCCCTCCTACACCGCCGGCCGGATCGCGCTGCTCGGCGACGCGGCGCACGCCATGGTGCCGCACCTCGGGCAGGGCGCCTGCCAGGCGCTGGAGGACGCGGTGACACTCGCCGCCGCCGTGGCCGGGGAGCGGACCGTCAAGGCGGCGCTCACCCGCTACGACGCGGCGCGCCGTCCGCGCAGCCAGACGGTGGCGCGGGACGCCCGCCGCGCCGGACGGATGGGTCAGCAGCTCACCAACCCGCTCGCGGTGGGCCTGCGCAACGCGGCGATCCGGCTCACCCCGCCCGGGGCGATGGTTCGGACGGTGCTGAAGCACGCGGACTGGACCCCGCCCCGGATCGCCCGGCATGCCGCGTAGGCACACCGCATCTCAGCGGCTTGACCGGACAACTGATTAGGCGCCATATTATGCCCATGACGCAGCATCGCGACGCCGGCAGCGGCGCCCCCACCCTCGACCAGGCGCGACGCCAGATCGCCCGGTACGGCCTCACGGCCGACCCGCAGGCGATCCTGGTGGCGGCCCGACTGATGGCGGCGGGCGCTCGGCTCGGCCAGGCCGGGGAGGTGCACTTCGCCCGCTTCGGGCTCTCCACCGGCCGCTACCGACTGCTGGCCGATCTGGAGGACCACGGCGGCGAGAAGTCGCCCTCCCGGCTCGCGGCGAGCCTCGGCGTCTCGCGGGCGACGGTGACCGGCCTGGTCGACGGGCTCGAACGGGAGGGCCTGGTGGCCCGCCGCCCGTCCACCGAGGACGGCCGGGGCAACGTGGTGATCCTCACCGCGCGCGGCGCCCAGCGGCTGCGCGACCTGGCGCCCGAGCACTACGCCCGGATGCAGGCGATGGTCGGCGGGCTCTCCGTCGAGGAGCG
The nucleotide sequence above comes from Streptomyces kaniharaensis. Encoded proteins:
- a CDS encoding IS1380 family transposase; translation: MSKRIGSYPRVRVSGGGGGIVSQAGGVLLVETTRRTGLADALSAALAPWRKPRAVHDPGKILLDLALTVALGGDCLADVAMLRAEPAVFGPVASDPTVSRLVDTLAAAGPKALTAIRRARAEVRERVWRLAREAAPDAGGEVIVDIDGVLVMAHSEKEHAAKTWKKTFGHHPLFAFVDHGRDGSGEPVAGLLRRGNAGSNTAADHIEAARMALGQLPKKYRRGRHTLIRADSGGGTHKFLNWITARGRWLSYSVGMTITDAIHQTVLLVPASAWTPAIGPDGEIRDGAWVAELAGDVLTGWPKGMRLIVRKERPHPGAQLRFTDADGMRLTCFATNTAHVPIAHLELRHRQRARAEDRIRAARDTGLRNLPLQAAAQNQVWLEIIQLALDLLAWMPMLALTGPARRWEPKRLRLRLFSAAAQLVTTSRRRVLRLARHWPWTDVITSAFERLQALPNPG
- a CDS encoding FAD-dependent monooxygenase, whose product is MSGNSAVVVGGGIGGLAAAIGLRLAGWDVTVVERVAVLDDAGAGISLHANGMRALATLGVGDAVEAAARRQYTGGTRTPDGRRLAVMDGAALERELGSPIVGIPRADLHRILREALPAESLVIGAEVTDVATSSPSRVRVTYGDTALDADLVVAADGINSRLRRRLFPSHPGPVYSGSTVLRAITERPADGLTADFELTWGHGAEFGHIAFPDGRAEWHAVLNAPAGVRYRDPLSEVRRRFAGWHEPIPALLAATRPEAVLHHDVNELVTPLPSYTAGRIALLGDAAHAMVPHLGQGACQALEDAVTLAAAVAGERTVKAALTRYDAARRPRSQTVARDARRAGRMGQQLTNPLAVGLRNAAIRLTPPGAMVRTVLKHADWTPPRIARHAA
- a CDS encoding TetR/AcrR family transcriptional regulator, with protein sequence MRRDQEQRQGEGREPGRPDRRTVLADAAIGVLADAGVRGLTHRAVDAAAGLPVGTTSAYLRTRQALLTALVRRLVELDQGELQTMGEQTPVPRSAEELAEGIGVLMRRRLAGEGRRRSLARYACAVESVRDPELREILVPRENAGRAVVRAFLAEQGVADPDGRTTTLLACIDGLVFDRLVGGGEVHTDEIEGLVAAALRGPLTC
- a CDS encoding MarR family winged helix-turn-helix transcriptional regulator yields the protein MTQHRDAGSGAPTLDQARRQIARYGLTADPQAILVAARLMAAGARLGQAGEVHFARFGLSTGRYRLLADLEDHGGEKSPSRLAASLGVSRATVTGLVDGLEREGLVARRPSTEDGRGNVVILTARGAQRLRDLAPEHYARMQAMVGGLSVEERATFLDLLARVVQGIDALTSD